The Methanobrevibacter sp. DNA window TTTACGTAAAAGTTCCCAATCTGCCTCAAAAACACCTTTTTTCATTGCATCAATATGTAAATAATCTGCACCAGAATCTTCAATCAAATGAGCTATCTTTAAAGAATCAGTACCTTCAACATTAGCTCTCATTTTAACTGAAACTTCACTATCAACATTATCAGCAATTTGAGAGATGAAATTTTGTAAATCATCTCTTTTTAACATTTCTTGTCCACAACCAATAGATACAATCTCATTTTGGCGACAATGACAATTAATTTCTACAATATCAAGATTACTAATATTTCCAACATCAATAATCGGTTGTGGATTTATTGCGCGAACATTTGCTGAAACTTTTACATTTTTATGAGTTTTTTTAATTAAATCAACTTCATTTGCAATATGATTAAAAATCATATCCAAAGGAAAGTCAAATTCCTTCCTTCCACGTTGAATAATTTTTTTGCTTGCTTCAATAGTAGGAGAGTCTAAACTGTATCCTCCCAAAGTAGCTACATTAAATCCATAAGGAATAACCCCATTTAGAAAATCAGCATTAGTTATTCCCGCCATTGGGGCAACTACTTTAAGCATACAAAATCCTCAGTCTTCTTTTTCAACAACCCAAGTCCACATTTCATTATTATGTGCACGGATTTCCTCTAAACCAATATCTGCCATGTAAGCAGCATCTTCAGCATTTTTAGCTCTTCC harbors:
- a CDS encoding tRNA-dihydrouridine synthase; the encoded protein is MLKVVAPMAGITNADFLNGVIPYGFNVATLGGYSLDSPTIEASKKIIQRGRKEFDFPLDMIFNHIANEVDLIKKTHKNVKVSANVRAINPQPIIDVGNISNLDIVEINCHCRQNEIVSIGCGQEMLKRDDLQNFISQIADNVDSEVSVKMRANVEGTDSLKIAHLIEDSGADYLHIDAMKKGVFEADWELLRKISDDVDIKVIGNNSVNSESNVKKMIETGVDGFSIARSVISGKLEFDITNF